One Helianthus annuus cultivar XRQ/B unplaced genomic scaffold, HanXRQr2.0-SUNRISE HanXRQChr00c066, whole genome shotgun sequence genomic window, ATGGGTCGTGTTGGTCATTTAGTACGACTGCGGCGTTAGAAGGTGCAAATTTCATTGCTACAGGGAAGCTTCAAAGCCTTAGTGAACAACAACTTGATGATTGTGTCCATGAGGTTTGCGTCTTTTGACTTAAATTGTTTTGTGTTTCTTCTATTATTCGTGGGTCGGTTTAGATCGGCTATTGGTGAAAAAACTGAACCTATAGGCTATAACTAGAAGTGCAGATCCAAAACCGAACTGCTTTTTGACTTTGTTTGACCAAAACCAAATTGGTTTGGGACCAAAAACAGGTTGTGTTTACATCTACTACTTATATAACCAACATATCGCTTTTTAGATTTTCATAAATGATTAGTTTTAGTTAGCAGTTCATATTGTTATTGAAAAAGATGGTTAGACTATTTTATCTATAAAATAGTTATAACTTAATGACGGGCGCTATTGTGCACCGGATCCTGAGCAGGATTTCGGTGAAGGGTATAGGGGGAAACAGGTGGTGTTGGAGAATTTGAGGCAGCTTTGTGTTCACAGATTTGCTAATGAGACCAACAGGTGGTGTTAAAACACTACTACCCCAACTTGGGGATCGGAGTTGTTGTTACCTTTGTGGGATTTGTTTTTAAAGGGCATGATGGTCTTTTCAGCATTTATGTTCATAGTTCCGGTTTGTCTTCCAATTGGACAGAGCCAGAAGAGTCGGTTTTTTTTATGGCCGGAGAATTCCCAGCAAGGTGTGAATTTACCTTTTTACCCCTTGCTTTAGTTATCTTTTTTCTTTACATAAGTTATTTTTAGTAAAAAGTAATGTACAATTTTTTGTTACatttttttatgaaatgtaggatGTCGAATGGGGGAAAGTAACCATGGTTGAAGCGGAGCGTCGGCTACTAGCTAACGCGCTACTCGATTTTTGAAACCAACGATTCGTTCTCCTCTCGGAGTCATGCATTCCGCTATTTAATTTCTCGACGATATACTCTTATTTAATCAACTCTAAACATAGTTATTTCGAGTCCTATGATTTGGCAGGACCAGTTGGCCGAGGGCGGTACAACTGGAAAATGCACCCGACGGTTAAATTTCATGAATGGCGAAAAGGGTCACAATGGTTTGAAATGAGCCGTGAGCTAGCAATTGAGGTGATATCTGACAAGACTTATTTTCCGGTCTTTATAGACTATTACAATGGTTCATGTTATGCAGACGAGCACTACTTGCCTACGTTTGGTACACTTAAATATGGGGAAATGAATTCAAACCAGACTTTGACTGACGATGTTCTCCTACAAACATGCAAAGTTCAACTTGGTGATTCataaataacccccccccccccccccgcccaaTAAATATAATCTACGTTTGGTTGTCATtgatagttttttttaaatacttttgTAAACATGTAACATTGATAGATCTCATTTATCTTCATTTAATGGTTTTAGCAATTCCTACGTTAATCAATTtacaaataattaattaaatattttaaattGTGCGAATTAGATGTAAGATTTTAAATTAGTATGTATGACAATTCAAGAAGAGTTGTAGTTATTAATCGAAATCAAATCAAAAGTCAACATTATCTTAAATATAGACATAGTTATTGATGTTCTTAATAGTTAGATAAGTAGTCATCATGATATTAAAATATACAGTGAGTTTGGATGATGTTAATCATATATACCCGGACAGCGGACGGGTAAACTACTAGTTACATTTGTTTcaatctactttaattaccacccacggtactgtcaacccgacttgtggtcatgttactactcacaatgtagtaacaaattttgtatacaaaaccccaacataccgacgataattgtagaatacaaatactcaatcactgtttaatgtAATATTAATTAAGTGAGATTTTGtaaaaagagtttataaaaaggagattactcacattgctactttAGGTATTTCCTTTGTGGCTTTCTGGTTATAATCtagttaaataaacaatgcacacacgttagtataataacccatatATAAATTAGATATActctccccgagacagaactccaacgactacgtcgggtagaAGCTCGACActcgttacggagcactagatcaatcgggcagcgtatctaatacgtaaccaggggttataatacttacaacgaggcagagcttcgctatttagggggtataatacccggtaTAATAAATTCTATTCAGAAATTGAGAGAGATGTGTGAGATTTGAAAGAAAACAACTGAAGCTCATCGATCCTATTTATAGTGCCTAACTGACACTttttcgcggcccgcgacggaaACATGGGAAGGCTTCGCGGCCCGCCAGAGACCTAGAGGCGGCAATGGGTTGATGAGTCATCGACACGTGTCAGCCTAAGGTTACGCAGGTGTTTGAGCTGTCGCGCCCTGCGGAGATCTTAGTGATCTCGTTCGCGGCCCGTGAGTGACTTGtggattttgtttttttttattttatttttataaaattaaaggtattcgggaccggttttcatatacggggtatattttaggacGTGTAGGGGTGTCAGGGGTGTTTTAGGAaggttgttatattttgggtataactcctgaattatttaataaaatatataatgcactcatgttaagtatagtaacccatttcaactttatccctacgtcacgagaaaGAACCCCAACGTACTTAGTCGGGCAGAACCTTGACATTCGTTGG contains:
- the LOC110876098 gene encoding cysteine protease RD19A-like; this translates as MVRIAEIGILGLRSRLRFPDDARKAPILPTTDLPEDFDWRDHGAVTDVKDQGSYGSCWSFSTTAALEGANFIATGKLQSLSEQQLDDCVHEDFGEGYRGKQVVLENLRQLCVHRFANETNRWC